Genomic segment of Parageobacillus genomosp. 1:
TCCGGCTATCAAGTGCAAAGAGCGTTTGAGGCTGGTTGGGGTGGAGCGGTTTGGAAAACGCTCGGTGAACCAATTTTAAACGTATCATCCCGGTTTGCGGCTGTAAGCTTTAACGGACAACGTGTTATGGGCTTTAACAATATCGAGTTGATTACGGACCGTCCTCTTGAAGAGAATTTAAAAGAAATTTATGAAACAAAAAAGCGTTTTCCAGATCGAGCCGTGGTGGTATCCCTGATGGTCGAACCAAAAAGGGAAAAATGGCATGAAATTGTTAAAAGAGTAGAAGATGTGGGCGTAGACGGGTTGGAACTGAATTTCGGCTGCCCGCACGGGATGGCGGAACGGGGAATGGGATCGGCTTCAGGGCAAGTGCCTGAACTCGTAGAAAAGCAAACATATTGGGTGAAAGAGGTAGCGCGTACGCCTGTCATCGTTAAGCTGACTCCTAATATTACGGACATCACCGCAACGGCAGAAGCGGCTGTTCAGGGCGGGGCCGATGCCATCAGCATGATTAATACCATCAATAGCTTAATGGGAGTTGACTTAGACACATGGAATACGATTCCGCATGTCGCAGGAAAGGGAACACATGGAGGCTATTGCGGTCCGGCGGTCAAACCAATCGCTTTGAACATGGTTGCAGAATGTGCCCGGCATCCGCGCGTCAATGTGCCGATTTCCGGCATAGGCGGCATATCCAGTTGGAAGGACGCAGTGGAATTTATGCTTATGGGTGCAACCGGTGTCCAAGTATGTACGGCTGTTATGCATCATGGGTTCCGTATTATTGAAGATATGATTGAAGGACTGAACCATTACCTGGATGAAAAAGGAATTG
This window contains:
- the preA gene encoding NAD-dependent dihydropyrimidine dehydrogenase subunit PreA, which encodes MADLSINLAGIKSPNPFWLASAPPTNSGYQVQRAFEAGWGGAVWKTLGEPILNVSSRFAAVSFNGQRVMGFNNIELITDRPLEENLKEIYETKKRFPDRAVVVSLMVEPKREKWHEIVKRVEDVGVDGLELNFGCPHGMAERGMGSASGQVPELVEKQTYWVKEVARTPVIVKLTPNITDITATAEAAVQGGADAISMINTINSLMGVDLDTWNTIPHVAGKGTHGGYCGPAVKPIALNMVAECARHPRVNVPISGIGGISSWKDAVEFMLMGATGVQVCTAVMHHGFRIIEDMIEGLNHYLDEKGIASVMDIVGKSVHKYSDWGDLDLNYKVVARINTDVCINCNKCYISCEDASHQCIDRLTDENGKEYLKVREEDCVGCNLCSIVCPVDGAIDMVEIPSEHPPMTWNERQAVIGGFSSCNVDVK